The genomic region CAGTGATCGTGGTAAGAGCCCCTCATGCCTGTTGTCCCTTCAAAATCACTTAATCGACGCTGCCATAACCCGGCGACTGTAATTGATGCAGCTTCGTCTGAGATATCTTGGCCCTCCTGCTCCAATAACTCGGCTACTTCATCCTCTTTCATCTCGAGCAAAACGATCGGTGGATCTTGCCATACCACGGCTCCAATATCGTGGTTACCTACCGTGTAACGGATATCCGGCAAGTTCTCCGCATGTTGCTTCCATATGCGTTGCAACTCACGATATTCACTTGGCAGACCTCGATCCGTCACATCACCCACATGCATGATTCCGCTGCTTCCCTGACTGAACGTAGCTATGTCGGCTAACGCTTGCTCCAGATGCCGGTTATGAATATGATCTGCCTCATCCCGCACATGTGTGTCCGTAATGACCTGAAAGCTGGCAAGAGGTTGCTCAGAGGTATGTTTATTTCCCATCAAGAATCACTCCATTTCAGTCCAATAATGCCAATCAGAATAAAACCGATCCATACCATCGACGTGAGCCGCAGACGTTCACCGAAATAGTAATGCCCTACGACGCCAATGAGCGTGATGCCCACCCCAGACCAGATCGCATAGGCTACAGCCAGCGGCATATACTTCACTGCAAAATTCAGAAACGTAAAGCTTGCGCCATAACATACAAACATCATAATCGAAGGCCATAACCGTGAGAATCCATCCGATACTTTTAGCAAAATAGTAGCACTCAGCTCCAGCCCGATGGCCAGAGCCAACAGAACCCAGCCCAAGTAAGCGTGACTGTTCGTCATCGGCCAAGCCCACCATTCAGCAATTCATGGAACGATTGAATCGTTCTATCCGCCAAGCGGATTTTTCCCGGTTCTCCAATCCCAATCCTATACCCCGCACCAGCAGTTCGTGCCATCTCCATGTCTCCGTCCGTATCTCCAATAACCACCGTATGCTGTACAGATACACCTAACCGTTCACAAGCAAGTATAAGCATATCGGGAAAAGGTTTCCCC from Paenibacillus sp. FSL R5-0341 harbors:
- a CDS encoding multidrug efflux SMR transporter; the protein is MTNSHAYLGWVLLALAIGLELSATILLKVSDGFSRLWPSIMMFVCYGASFTFLNFAVKYMPLAVAYAIWSGVGITLIGVVGHYYFGERLRLTSMVWIGFILIGIIGLKWSDS